The proteins below are encoded in one region of Grus americana isolate bGruAme1 chromosome 25, bGruAme1.mat, whole genome shotgun sequence:
- the NAV1 gene encoding neuron navigator 1 isoform X6, whose amino-acid sequence MLRAGRPRRAPCLASSWDESSSISSGLSDASDNLSSEEFNASSSLNSLPSTPTASRRNSAIALRTDSEKRSLAESGLSWYGEGEDKAPKKLDYDSSSLKMEHGSSKWRREPSEGGEEGPKGGELKKPVSLGTPGSLKKGKTPPVAVTSPITHTAQSTLKVAGKPETKATDKSKLSVKTTGLQRSSSDAGRDRVADAKKPPSGLTRPSASGSFGYKKPTPTTGTATVMQAGGSATLGKIQKSSGIPVKPVSGRKTSLDVSNAAEPGFLAPGARSNIQYRSLPRPAKSSSMSVTGGRGANRPVSSSIDPSLLSTKQGSISVSRLKEPSKIGAGRGAPAPVNQTDREKEKAKAKAVALDSECGTLKSVSSPESTPKAQANLPPVAKVAELPPTPLRAAAKTYVKPPSLANLDKVNSNSLDLPSSSELHPPHTAKLQELHPAGGHLAPCFSPSPAPILNINSASFSQGLELMGGFSVPKEGRMYPKLSGLHRSMESLQMPMSLPSAFSGGSTTTPTPAAAPPANTEEEEEAGELGWSGSPRLAHLDSTNRDRNTLPKKGLRYQLHSQEEAKERRHSQAVSSGLPESDDQQELPSPPALPMALVGKGPLTSIVSPTAAAAPRITRSNSIPTHDSTFELYSTSQMGSTLSLADKPKGMIRSGSFRDPVDDVHGSVLSLASSASSTYSSAEEKMQSEQIRKLRRELESSQEKVATLTSQLSANANLVAAFEQSLVSMTSRLRHLAETAEEKDTELLDLRETIDFLKKKNSEAQAVIQGALNGTDVTPKELRIKRQNSSDSISSLNSITSHSSIGSSKDADAKKKKKKSWLRSSFNKAFSIKKGPKSASSYSDIEEIATPDSSAPSSPKLQHGSTETASPSIKSSTSSSVGIDTAELFQAHGEGEPEKKEVSELRSELWEKEMKLTDIRLEALNSAHQLEQLRETMHNMQLEVDLLKAENDRLKVAPGPSAVPGSVPGHVTSTSASSSPRRSLGLALGHAFSPSLGDADVSPMDAVSTGTQKDELMLRIVVRMPPQHIIKGDLKQQEFFLGWTKVSGKVDWKMLDEAVCQVFKDYITKMDPASTLGLSTESVYGYSISHIKRVLDTEPPELPLCRRGLTSIVVTLKGLKEKCVDSLVFETLIPKPMMQHYISLLLKHRRLILSGPSGTGKTYLTNRLAEYLVERSGRDVTEGIVSTFNMHQQSCKDLQLYLSNLANQIDRETGTADVPLVILLDDLSEAGSISELVNGALTCKYHKCPYIIGTTNQPVKMTPNHGLHLSFRMLTFSNNVEPANGFLVRYLRRKLLESDTDVNANKEELLRVLDWVPKLWYHLHTFLEKHSTSDFLIGPCFFLSCPIGIEDFRTWFIDLWNNSIIPYLQEGAKDGLKVHGQKAAWEDPVEWVRDTLPWPSAQQDQSKLYHLPPPTIGPHSTVSPPEERTVKDTTPSSLDSDPLMAMLLKLQEAANYIESPDRETMVDPDLQSTL is encoded by the exons ATGCTGCGGGCGGGGaggccgcgccgcgccccgtGCCTGGCCAGCAG CTGGGATGAGAGCAGTTCCATCAGCAGCGGCCTCAGCGATGCCTCGGACAACCTCAGCTCGGAGGAGTTCAACGCCAGCTCCTCGCTCAACTCCCTGCCCTCCACCCCCACCGCCTCGCGCAGAAACTCAGCCATAGCG ctgcgcACGGACTCAGAGAAACGCTCGCTGGCAGAGAGCGGGCTGAGCTGGTACGGTGAGGGTGAGGACAAGGCGCCCAAGAAGCTGGACTACgacagcagcagcctcaaaaTGGAGCACGGCTCCTCCAAGTGGCGGCGGGAGCCCTCGGAGGGCGGTGAGGAGGGGCCCAAGGGTGGCGAGCTGAAGAAGCCTGTCAGCCTGGGCACCCCAGGCTCCCTCAAGAAGGGCAAGACCCCTCCGGTGGCCGTGACCTCCCCCATCACCCACACGGCCCAGAGCACCCTCAAAGTGGCAG GCAAGCCCGAGACCAAAGCCACCGACAAGAGCAAGCTGTCTGTGAAGACCACAGGCCTGCAGCGCTCCTCCTCCGATGCTGGCCGTGACCGTGTCGCCGATGCCAAGAAGCCACCCTCGGGTCTCACGCGCCCCTCGGCCTCCGGCTCCTTCGGCTACAAGAAACCAACTCCCACCACTGGCACGGCCACCGTCATGCAGGCTGGGGGCTCAGCCACGCTTGGCAAGATCCAGAAGAGCTCTGGCATCCCCGTCAAGCCGGTCAGCGGGAGAAAAACAAGCCTGGATGTCTCCAACGCAGCTGAGCCGGGCTTCTTGGCTCCAGGGGCTCGTTCCAACATCCAATACCGcagcctgccccggccagccaAGTCCAGCTCCATGAGTGTGACTGGTGGTCGCGGTGCGAACCGGCCAGTCAGCAGCAGCATCGATCCCAGCCTGCTGAGCACCAAGCAGGGCAGCATCTCAGTGTCACGGCTCAAAGAGCCATCCAAGATTGGTGCTGGCCGTGGCGCACCAGCCCCTGTGAACCAGACGGACCGCGAGAAGGAGAAGGCCAAGGCCAAGGCGGTGGCGCTTGACTCTGAGTGTGGGACACTGAAAAGTGTCAGCTCACCTGAGAGCACCCCAAAAGCCCAGGCCAACCTCCCGCCGGTGGCCAAGGTGGCTGAGCTGCCCCCCACACCTCTCAG AGCGGCTGCCAAGACCTACGTGAAGCCTCCCTCACTGGCCAACTTGGACAAGGTCAACTCCAACAGCCTGGACTTGCCCTCTTCCAGCGAGCTGCACCCCCCACACACTGCCAAGCTCCAGGAGCTGCACCCGGCCGGCGGGCACCTTGCGCCCTGCTTCAGCCCCAGTCCTGCCCCCATCCTCAACATCAACTCGGCCAGCTTCTCCCAGGGCCTGGAGCTCATGGGTGGCTTCAGCGTCCCCAAGGAGGGCAGGATGTACCCCAAGCTCTCAGGCCTGCACCGCAGCATGGAGTCCCTGCAGATGCCCATGAGCCTGCCCAGTGCCTTTTCAGGGGgcagcaccaccacccccacccctgctgctgcacccccTGCCAacacggaggaggaggaagaggcaggggagctgggctggagtgGGAGCCCCCGGCTCGCACATCTGGACAG tACCAACCGTGACAGGAACACACTGCCCAAGAAAGGGTTGAG gtaCCAGCTCCACTCCCAGGAGGAGGCCAAGGAGCGGCGCCATTCGCAGGCCGTCAGCAGTGGGCTCCCTGAGTCGGACGACCAGCAGGAGCTGCCCTcgccccccgccctccccaTGGCGCTGGTTGGGAAGGGTCCGCTCACCAGCATCG TGAGCCCCACTGCTGCCGCAGCCCCGCGGATCACCCGCTCCAACAGCATCCCCACCCACGACTCCACCTTCGAGCTGTACAGCACGTCCCAGATGGGCAGCACCCTCTCCCTGGCTGACAAGCCCAAGGGCATGATCCGCTCGGGCTCCTTCCGGGACCCTGTGGATGACG TTCATGGATCGGTGCTGTCCCTGGCCTCGAGCGCGTCCTCCACCTACTCCTCT GCTGAGGAGAAGATGCAGTCTGAG CAAATCCGCAAGCTGCGCCGCGAGCTGGAGTCCTCGCAGGAGAAGGTGGCCACCCTCACGTCCCAGCTGTCTGCTAAC GCCAATCTGGTGGCAGCTTTTGAGCAGAGCCTGGTGAGCATGACGTCCCGCCTGCGGCACTTGGCTGAGACTGCTGAGGAGAAG GACACGGAGCTGCTGGACCTGCGAGAGACCATCGACTTTCTGAAGAAGAAGAACTCAGAGGCTCAAGCTGTGATCCAGGGGGCCCTGAACGGCACTGACGTCACCCCCAAAG AGCTGCGCATCAAGCGGCAGAACTCCTCTGACAGTATCTCCAGCCTCAACAGCATCACCAGCCACTCCAGCATTGGCAGCAGCAAGGATGCCGATgccaagaagaagaagaagaagagctGG CTACGCAGCTCCTTCAACAAGGCCTTCAGCATCAAGAAGGGACCCAAATCAGCCTCATCCTACTCTGACATAGAGGAGATTGCCACGCCGGACTCATcggccccctcctcccccaagcTGCAGCACGGCTCCACAGAAACTGCCTCGCCCTCCATCAAATCCTCCACGTCCTCCTCCGTGGGCATTGACACAGCTGA GCTCTTCCAGGCCCACGGCGAGGGTGAGCCAGAGAAGAAGGAGGTGTCAGAGCTGCGGTCAGAGTTGTGGGAGAAGGAGATGAAGCTTACAGACATCCGCCTGGAGGCCCTCAACTCGGCCCACCAGCTGGAACAGCTGCGGGAGACCATGCACAACATGCAG CTGGAGGTGGATCTCCTGAAGGCCGAGAACGACCGGCTTAAAGTGGCTCCGGGGCCCTCGGCAGTGCCAGGCTCTGTTCCCGGCCACGTCACGAGCACATCGGCCTCCTCTTCACCACGGCGTTCCCTGGGTCTTGCCCTTGGCCATGCCTtcagccccagcctgggggaCGCAG ACGTGTCCCCCATGGATGCTGTCAGCACTGGCACCCAGAAGGACGAGCTGATGCTGCGGATTGTGGTTCGCATGCCGCCCCAGCACATCATCAAGGGA GACCTCAAGCAGCAGGAGTTCTTCCTGGGCTGGACCAAGGTGAGCGGGAAGGTGGACTGGAAGATGCTGGATGAGGCTGTCTGTCAGGTCTTCAAG GATTACATCACCAAGATGGATCCTGCTTCCACACTGGGTCTCAGCACCGAGTCTGTCTACGGCTACAGCATCAGCCACATCAAGCGGGTTCTGGACACGGAGCCGCCAGAGCTGCCGCTGTGCCGCCGGGGCCTGACCAGCATCGTCGTGACGCTCAAAG gcTTGAAGGAGAAGTGTGTGGACAGCCTGGTGTTTGAGACGCTCATCCCCAAGCCCATGATGCAGCATTACATCAGCCTCCTGCTGAAGCACCGGCGGCTCATCCTCTCGGGACCCAGTGGCACTGGCAAGACCTACCTGACCAACCGCCTGGCCGAGTACCTGGTGGAGCGCTCGGGCCGGGACGTCACCGAGGGCATCGTCAGCACCTTCAACATGCACCAGCAGTCCTGCAAG GACCTGCAGCTGTACCTCTCCAACCTGGCCAACCAGATCGACCGGGAGACGGGCACGGCAGATGTGCCGCTGGTGATCCTCCTGGATGACCTCAGCGAGGCGGGCTCCATCAGTGAGCTCGTCAACGGCGCGCTCACCTGCAAGTACCACAAATG CCCCTACATCATTGGGACTACCAACCAGCCTGTGAAGATGACCCCAAACCATGGCCTCCATCTCAGCTTCAG GATGCTGACCTTCTCAAACAACGTGGAGCCGGCCAATGGTTTCCTGGTGCGCTACCTGCGGCGGAAGCTGCTGGAGTCAGACACAGATGTTAACGCCAAcaaggaggagctgctgcgTGTGCTGGATTGGGTGCCCAAGCTCTGGTACCATTTGCACACCTTCCTGGAGAAACACAGCACCTCTGACTTCCTCATCG gTCCCTGCTTCTTCCTGTCCTGCCCCATTGGAATCGAGGACTTCCGGACCTGGTTCATCGACCTGTGGAACAACTCCATCATCCCTTACCTGCAGGAGGGAGCAAAAGATGGGCTCAAG gtcCACGGGCAGAAGGCAGCCTGGGAGGACCCCGTGGAGTGGGTGCGGGACACCCTGCCCTGGCCGTCAGCGCAGCAGGACCAGTCCAAGCTGTACCACCTGCCCCCACCCACCATCGGGCCCCACAGCACCGTTTCCCCTCCCGAGGAGCGCACCGTCAAAGACACGACGCCCAGCTCCCTGGACTCGGACCCTCTG ATGGCCATGCTGCTGAAGCTCCAGGAAGCCGCCAACTACATCGAGTCTCCGGACCGTGAGACCATGGTGGATCCTGACCTGCAGTCGACTCTGTGA
- the NAV1 gene encoding neuron navigator 1 isoform X7 — protein MLILFSSPAGWDESSSISSGLSDASDNLSSEEFNASSSLNSLPSTPTASRRNSAIALRTDSEKRSLAESGLSWYGEGEDKAPKKLDYDSSSLKMEHGSSKWRREPSEGGEEGPKGGELKKPVSLGTPGSLKKGKTPPVAVTSPITHTAQSTLKVAGKPETKATDKSKLSVKTTGLQRSSSDAGRDRVADAKKPPSGLTRPSASGSFGYKKPTPTTGTATVMQAGGSATLGKIQKSSGIPVKPVSGRKTSLDVSNAAEPGFLAPGARSNIQYRSLPRPAKSSSMSVTGGRGANRPVSSSIDPSLLSTKQGSISVSRLKEPSKIGAGRGAPAPVNQTDREKEKAKAKAVALDSECGTLKSVSSPESTPKAQANLPPVAKVAELPPTPLRAAAKTYVKPPSLANLDKVNSNSLDLPSSSELHPPHTAKLQELHPAGGHLAPCFSPSPAPILNINSASFSQGLELMGGFSVPKEGRMYPKLSGLHRSMESLQMPMSLPSAFSGGSTTTPTPAAAPPANTEEEEEAGELGWSGSPRLAHLDSTNRDRNTLPKKGLRYQLHSQEEAKERRHSQAVSSGLPESDDQQELPSPPALPMALVGKGPLTSIVSPTAAAAPRITRSNSIPTHDSTFELYSTSQMGSTLSLADKPKGMIRSGSFRDPVDDVHGSVLSLASSASSTYSSAEEKMQSEQIRKLRRELESSQEKVATLTSQLSANANLVAAFEQSLVSMTSRLRHLAETAEEKDTELLDLRETIDFLKKKNSEAQAVIQGALNGTDVTPKELRIKRQNSSDSISSLNSITSHSSIGSSKDADAKKKKKKSWLRSSFNKAFSIKKGPKSASSYSDIEEIATPDSSAPSSPKLQHGSTETASPSIKSSTSSSVGIDTAELFQAHGEGEPEKKEVSELRSELWEKEMKLTDIRLEALNSAHQLEQLRETMHNMQLEVDLLKAENDRLKVAPGPSAVPGSVPGHVTSTSASSSPRRSLGLALGHAFSPSLGDADVSPMDAVSTGTQKDELMLRIVVRMPPQHIIKGDLKQQEFFLGWTKVSGKVDWKMLDEAVCQVFKDYITKMDPASTLGLSTESVYGYSISHIKRVLDTEPPELPLCRRGLTSIVVTLKGLKEKCVDSLVFETLIPKPMMQHYISLLLKHRRLILSGPSGTGKTYLTNRLAEYLVERSGRDVTEGIVSTFNMHQQSCKDLQLYLSNLANQIDRETGTADVPLVILLDDLSEAGSISELVNGALTCKYHKCPYIIGTTNQPVKMTPNHGLHLSFRMLTFSNNVEPANGFLVRYLRRKLLESDTDVNANKEELLRVLDWVPKLWYHLHTFLEKHSTSDFLIGPCFFLSCPIGIEDFRTWFIDLWNNSIIPYLQEGAKDGLKVHGQKAAWEDPVEWVRDTLPWPSAQQDQSKLYHLPPPTIGPHSTVSPPEERTVKDTTPSSLDSDPLMAMLLKLQEAANYIESPDRETMVDPDLQSTL, from the exons ATGCTGATCCTCTTTTCCTCACCTGCTGG CTGGGATGAGAGCAGTTCCATCAGCAGCGGCCTCAGCGATGCCTCGGACAACCTCAGCTCGGAGGAGTTCAACGCCAGCTCCTCGCTCAACTCCCTGCCCTCCACCCCCACCGCCTCGCGCAGAAACTCAGCCATAGCG ctgcgcACGGACTCAGAGAAACGCTCGCTGGCAGAGAGCGGGCTGAGCTGGTACGGTGAGGGTGAGGACAAGGCGCCCAAGAAGCTGGACTACgacagcagcagcctcaaaaTGGAGCACGGCTCCTCCAAGTGGCGGCGGGAGCCCTCGGAGGGCGGTGAGGAGGGGCCCAAGGGTGGCGAGCTGAAGAAGCCTGTCAGCCTGGGCACCCCAGGCTCCCTCAAGAAGGGCAAGACCCCTCCGGTGGCCGTGACCTCCCCCATCACCCACACGGCCCAGAGCACCCTCAAAGTGGCAG GCAAGCCCGAGACCAAAGCCACCGACAAGAGCAAGCTGTCTGTGAAGACCACAGGCCTGCAGCGCTCCTCCTCCGATGCTGGCCGTGACCGTGTCGCCGATGCCAAGAAGCCACCCTCGGGTCTCACGCGCCCCTCGGCCTCCGGCTCCTTCGGCTACAAGAAACCAACTCCCACCACTGGCACGGCCACCGTCATGCAGGCTGGGGGCTCAGCCACGCTTGGCAAGATCCAGAAGAGCTCTGGCATCCCCGTCAAGCCGGTCAGCGGGAGAAAAACAAGCCTGGATGTCTCCAACGCAGCTGAGCCGGGCTTCTTGGCTCCAGGGGCTCGTTCCAACATCCAATACCGcagcctgccccggccagccaAGTCCAGCTCCATGAGTGTGACTGGTGGTCGCGGTGCGAACCGGCCAGTCAGCAGCAGCATCGATCCCAGCCTGCTGAGCACCAAGCAGGGCAGCATCTCAGTGTCACGGCTCAAAGAGCCATCCAAGATTGGTGCTGGCCGTGGCGCACCAGCCCCTGTGAACCAGACGGACCGCGAGAAGGAGAAGGCCAAGGCCAAGGCGGTGGCGCTTGACTCTGAGTGTGGGACACTGAAAAGTGTCAGCTCACCTGAGAGCACCCCAAAAGCCCAGGCCAACCTCCCGCCGGTGGCCAAGGTGGCTGAGCTGCCCCCCACACCTCTCAG AGCGGCTGCCAAGACCTACGTGAAGCCTCCCTCACTGGCCAACTTGGACAAGGTCAACTCCAACAGCCTGGACTTGCCCTCTTCCAGCGAGCTGCACCCCCCACACACTGCCAAGCTCCAGGAGCTGCACCCGGCCGGCGGGCACCTTGCGCCCTGCTTCAGCCCCAGTCCTGCCCCCATCCTCAACATCAACTCGGCCAGCTTCTCCCAGGGCCTGGAGCTCATGGGTGGCTTCAGCGTCCCCAAGGAGGGCAGGATGTACCCCAAGCTCTCAGGCCTGCACCGCAGCATGGAGTCCCTGCAGATGCCCATGAGCCTGCCCAGTGCCTTTTCAGGGGgcagcaccaccacccccacccctgctgctgcacccccTGCCAacacggaggaggaggaagaggcaggggagctgggctggagtgGGAGCCCCCGGCTCGCACATCTGGACAG tACCAACCGTGACAGGAACACACTGCCCAAGAAAGGGTTGAG gtaCCAGCTCCACTCCCAGGAGGAGGCCAAGGAGCGGCGCCATTCGCAGGCCGTCAGCAGTGGGCTCCCTGAGTCGGACGACCAGCAGGAGCTGCCCTcgccccccgccctccccaTGGCGCTGGTTGGGAAGGGTCCGCTCACCAGCATCG TGAGCCCCACTGCTGCCGCAGCCCCGCGGATCACCCGCTCCAACAGCATCCCCACCCACGACTCCACCTTCGAGCTGTACAGCACGTCCCAGATGGGCAGCACCCTCTCCCTGGCTGACAAGCCCAAGGGCATGATCCGCTCGGGCTCCTTCCGGGACCCTGTGGATGACG TTCATGGATCGGTGCTGTCCCTGGCCTCGAGCGCGTCCTCCACCTACTCCTCT GCTGAGGAGAAGATGCAGTCTGAG CAAATCCGCAAGCTGCGCCGCGAGCTGGAGTCCTCGCAGGAGAAGGTGGCCACCCTCACGTCCCAGCTGTCTGCTAAC GCCAATCTGGTGGCAGCTTTTGAGCAGAGCCTGGTGAGCATGACGTCCCGCCTGCGGCACTTGGCTGAGACTGCTGAGGAGAAG GACACGGAGCTGCTGGACCTGCGAGAGACCATCGACTTTCTGAAGAAGAAGAACTCAGAGGCTCAAGCTGTGATCCAGGGGGCCCTGAACGGCACTGACGTCACCCCCAAAG AGCTGCGCATCAAGCGGCAGAACTCCTCTGACAGTATCTCCAGCCTCAACAGCATCACCAGCCACTCCAGCATTGGCAGCAGCAAGGATGCCGATgccaagaagaagaagaagaagagctGG CTACGCAGCTCCTTCAACAAGGCCTTCAGCATCAAGAAGGGACCCAAATCAGCCTCATCCTACTCTGACATAGAGGAGATTGCCACGCCGGACTCATcggccccctcctcccccaagcTGCAGCACGGCTCCACAGAAACTGCCTCGCCCTCCATCAAATCCTCCACGTCCTCCTCCGTGGGCATTGACACAGCTGA GCTCTTCCAGGCCCACGGCGAGGGTGAGCCAGAGAAGAAGGAGGTGTCAGAGCTGCGGTCAGAGTTGTGGGAGAAGGAGATGAAGCTTACAGACATCCGCCTGGAGGCCCTCAACTCGGCCCACCAGCTGGAACAGCTGCGGGAGACCATGCACAACATGCAG CTGGAGGTGGATCTCCTGAAGGCCGAGAACGACCGGCTTAAAGTGGCTCCGGGGCCCTCGGCAGTGCCAGGCTCTGTTCCCGGCCACGTCACGAGCACATCGGCCTCCTCTTCACCACGGCGTTCCCTGGGTCTTGCCCTTGGCCATGCCTtcagccccagcctgggggaCGCAG ACGTGTCCCCCATGGATGCTGTCAGCACTGGCACCCAGAAGGACGAGCTGATGCTGCGGATTGTGGTTCGCATGCCGCCCCAGCACATCATCAAGGGA GACCTCAAGCAGCAGGAGTTCTTCCTGGGCTGGACCAAGGTGAGCGGGAAGGTGGACTGGAAGATGCTGGATGAGGCTGTCTGTCAGGTCTTCAAG GATTACATCACCAAGATGGATCCTGCTTCCACACTGGGTCTCAGCACCGAGTCTGTCTACGGCTACAGCATCAGCCACATCAAGCGGGTTCTGGACACGGAGCCGCCAGAGCTGCCGCTGTGCCGCCGGGGCCTGACCAGCATCGTCGTGACGCTCAAAG gcTTGAAGGAGAAGTGTGTGGACAGCCTGGTGTTTGAGACGCTCATCCCCAAGCCCATGATGCAGCATTACATCAGCCTCCTGCTGAAGCACCGGCGGCTCATCCTCTCGGGACCCAGTGGCACTGGCAAGACCTACCTGACCAACCGCCTGGCCGAGTACCTGGTGGAGCGCTCGGGCCGGGACGTCACCGAGGGCATCGTCAGCACCTTCAACATGCACCAGCAGTCCTGCAAG GACCTGCAGCTGTACCTCTCCAACCTGGCCAACCAGATCGACCGGGAGACGGGCACGGCAGATGTGCCGCTGGTGATCCTCCTGGATGACCTCAGCGAGGCGGGCTCCATCAGTGAGCTCGTCAACGGCGCGCTCACCTGCAAGTACCACAAATG CCCCTACATCATTGGGACTACCAACCAGCCTGTGAAGATGACCCCAAACCATGGCCTCCATCTCAGCTTCAG GATGCTGACCTTCTCAAACAACGTGGAGCCGGCCAATGGTTTCCTGGTGCGCTACCTGCGGCGGAAGCTGCTGGAGTCAGACACAGATGTTAACGCCAAcaaggaggagctgctgcgTGTGCTGGATTGGGTGCCCAAGCTCTGGTACCATTTGCACACCTTCCTGGAGAAACACAGCACCTCTGACTTCCTCATCG gTCCCTGCTTCTTCCTGTCCTGCCCCATTGGAATCGAGGACTTCCGGACCTGGTTCATCGACCTGTGGAACAACTCCATCATCCCTTACCTGCAGGAGGGAGCAAAAGATGGGCTCAAG gtcCACGGGCAGAAGGCAGCCTGGGAGGACCCCGTGGAGTGGGTGCGGGACACCCTGCCCTGGCCGTCAGCGCAGCAGGACCAGTCCAAGCTGTACCACCTGCCCCCACCCACCATCGGGCCCCACAGCACCGTTTCCCCTCCCGAGGAGCGCACCGTCAAAGACACGACGCCCAGCTCCCTGGACTCGGACCCTCTG ATGGCCATGCTGCTGAAGCTCCAGGAAGCCGCCAACTACATCGAGTCTCCGGACCGTGAGACCATGGTGGATCCTGACCTGCAGTCGACTCTGTGA